In the genome of Nocardia sp. NBC_00416, one region contains:
- a CDS encoding DUF3515 domain-containing protein, which translates to MPGTSPDQDTDTPDSTESERTPYPPALIATAVALPIALLIGVVVAAVVALRSPVDREPLALGPIPAPAATGTACATLIPALPADLGDRTRSTLVDPVPPATVAWQLPEGGEPIVLRCGLDRPLEFDRASTLQIVNGVQWFEVRDDAAATATWFAVDRETYIALTVPDGSGPTSLQAVSDTITAQLPAQPIDPGELPN; encoded by the coding sequence ATGCCGGGGACATCGCCGGATCAGGACACCGATACCCCGGACAGCACCGAATCGGAGCGCACGCCGTATCCGCCCGCACTGATCGCGACCGCGGTGGCACTGCCCATCGCGCTGTTGATCGGTGTGGTGGTCGCGGCGGTGGTCGCGCTGCGCAGCCCGGTCGATCGCGAACCGCTGGCGCTCGGGCCGATCCCCGCTCCGGCGGCGACCGGCACCGCCTGCGCCACCTTGATACCCGCGCTGCCCGCCGACCTGGGTGACCGCACCCGGTCGACGCTGGTCGATCCGGTGCCGCCGGCCACGGTGGCCTGGCAGCTGCCCGAGGGCGGCGAACCGATCGTGTTGCGTTGCGGCCTGGACCGTCCCCTGGAATTCGACCGCGCCTCCACGTTGCAGATCGTCAACGGTGTGCAGTGGTTCGAGGTCCGCGACGACGCCGCCGCGACCGCCACCTGGTTCGCGGTCGACCGCGAAACCTATATCGCTCTCACCGTTCCCGACGGTTCCGGTCCCACATCGCTGCAGGCGGTATCGGACACCATCACGGCGCAACTGCCCGCACAGCCGATCGATCCGGGCGAACTGCCGAACTGA
- a CDS encoding D-alanine--D-alanine ligase family protein — MNRIRVAVVFGGRSNEHTVSCVSAGAVLRNLDSARFEAVPIGISPEGTWMLAGGDAAELARHDRTLPSVTGGGTELILAADPSRAGTLVALDDPRTTLEAVDVVFPVLHGAFGEDGTVQGMLELAGIPYVGPGVLASAAGMDKEFTKKLLAADGLPVGVQVVLRPGTATVAPGDRDRLGLPVFVKPARGGSSIGITKVADWADLDAAVAAARAHDPKVIVEAGIVGREVECGVLEFPDGRVEASVLAEIKMPEDLADADAGETPGPAFYDFDTKYLDDVCEFDVPAKLDDEISDEVRAMAVRAFRALDCQGLARVDFFVTDDGPVINEINTMPGFTPISMYPRMWHETGIEYGELLTTLVDTALARGIGLR; from the coding sequence ATGAACCGGATCAGGGTGGCCGTGGTCTTCGGCGGACGTAGCAACGAGCACACCGTGTCCTGTGTATCGGCCGGTGCGGTGCTGCGGAACCTCGATTCGGCGCGTTTCGAGGCGGTGCCGATCGGGATCAGCCCGGAGGGCACCTGGATGCTGGCCGGTGGCGACGCGGCCGAGCTCGCCCGGCACGACCGCACCCTGCCGTCGGTCACCGGCGGCGGCACCGAACTGATCCTGGCCGCTGATCCGAGCCGGGCCGGAACATTGGTCGCCCTCGACGATCCGCGCACCACGCTCGAAGCCGTCGACGTGGTGTTCCCGGTGCTGCACGGAGCGTTCGGCGAGGACGGCACCGTGCAGGGAATGCTGGAACTGGCCGGAATCCCGTACGTGGGCCCCGGAGTGCTGGCGAGCGCCGCCGGAATGGACAAGGAATTCACCAAGAAACTCCTCGCCGCCGACGGGCTGCCGGTCGGCGTGCAGGTGGTGCTGCGTCCGGGGACCGCCACCGTGGCGCCCGGGGACCGGGACCGGCTGGGGCTGCCGGTGTTCGTGAAACCGGCCCGTGGCGGTTCGTCGATCGGCATCACCAAGGTCGCCGACTGGGCGGATCTCGACGCCGCCGTCGCCGCCGCGCGCGCGCACGATCCGAAGGTGATCGTCGAGGCGGGCATCGTGGGCCGCGAGGTCGAATGCGGGGTGCTGGAATTCCCGGACGGCCGGGTGGAGGCCAGCGTGCTCGCCGAGATCAAGATGCCCGAGGACCTGGCCGACGCCGACGCCGGTGAGACGCCCGGACCCGCGTTCTACGATTTCGATACCAAATACCTCGACGACGTCTGCGAATTCGATGTGCCGGCCAAGCTCGACGACGAGATCTCCGACGAGGTCCGGGCGATGGCGGTGCGCGCCTTCCGCGCCCTGGACTGCCAGGGGCTGGCCCGGGTCGACTTCTTCGTCACCGACGACGGTCCGGTGATCAACGAGATCAACACCATGCCCGGGTTCACCCCGATCTCGATGTACCCGCGGATGTGGCACGAGACCGGGATCGAGTACGGGGAACTGCTGACCACCCTCGTGGATACGGCGCTGGCGCGCGGTATCGGGTTGCGCTGA
- a CDS encoding NAD(P)H-dependent glycerol-3-phosphate dehydrogenase encodes MTRAAVLGAGSWGTAFGKVLADAGTEVTIWARRPEVAEALATDHRNPYYLPGVQLPPVAATDDYARALDGADIVVLAVPSQSLRANLKIWAPAIGADATLLSLAKGIENGTLLRMSEVIAEVGGVEPERIAVLSGPNLAKEIAAGQPAATVIGCVDADRAVAVQQACVTGYFRPYTNTDVIGCELGGACKNVIALACGIASGMGFGDNSLAGLMTRGLAEIIRLGVALGAEPVTLAGLAGVGDLIATCTSPLSRNRSFGQVLGSGGSMQAAQEATHGQVAEGVKSCASVRALATANNVEMPLTEAVHQVCHEGLAVQSAVEKLLGRRIKSE; translated from the coding sequence ATGACGAGGGCGGCGGTACTGGGTGCGGGATCGTGGGGAACGGCATTCGGGAAGGTGTTGGCGGACGCCGGGACCGAGGTGACGATCTGGGCCCGCCGGCCCGAGGTCGCCGAGGCACTGGCCACCGACCATCGCAATCCGTATTACCTGCCGGGGGTACAGCTGCCTCCGGTGGCGGCCACCGACGATTACGCGCGCGCCCTGGACGGCGCCGATATCGTTGTCCTGGCAGTGCCCTCGCAATCGTTGCGCGCGAATCTGAAGATCTGGGCGCCGGCCATCGGCGCCGACGCCACGCTGCTGAGTCTGGCCAAGGGTATCGAGAACGGCACGCTGCTGCGGATGAGTGAGGTGATCGCCGAGGTGGGCGGCGTCGAACCGGAGCGCATCGCGGTGCTGTCGGGTCCCAATCTCGCCAAGGAGATCGCCGCCGGGCAGCCCGCGGCCACGGTGATCGGCTGCGTCGACGCCGATCGGGCCGTCGCGGTGCAACAGGCTTGCGTGACCGGATACTTCCGGCCCTACACCAACACCGATGTGATCGGCTGTGAACTCGGCGGGGCCTGCAAGAACGTCATCGCCCTGGCCTGCGGGATCGCCTCCGGCATGGGATTCGGCGACAATTCGCTGGCCGGCCTGATGACCCGGGGGCTCGCCGAGATCATCCGGCTCGGCGTCGCGCTGGGCGCCGAACCGGTGACCCTGGCCGGGCTGGCCGGAGTCGGCGACCTGATCGCCACCTGTACCTCGCCGCTGTCGCGGAACCGGTCCTTCGGCCAGGTCCTGGGAAGCGGCGGGTCCATGCAGGCCGCGCAGGAGGCGACGCACGGGCAGGTCGCCGAGGGCGTGAAGTCCTGTGCGTCGGTCCGGGCGCTGGCCACGGCGAACAATGTGGAGATGCCGCTCACCGAGGCCGTACACCAGGTGTGCCACGAGGGGCTGGCGGTGCAGTCGGCGGTGGAGAAACTTCTCGGCCGCCGGATCAAATCCGAATAG
- the cofC gene encoding 2-phospho-L-lactate guanylyltransferase, which produces MCPHTVHAVIAVKTLESAKSRLAGVLAPPQRSRLVLAMLTDTVRAARAVPAIASITVVTPDPVVARATRALGAVVHPEPRNATADPDGLNAALSAAAAALRARHGAVGLLALQADLPALRTAELSAVLAAAPMDTPALVADHVGTGTAALLAPAGVGLRPRFGPDSARHHYEDGALPLHGDWPGLRHDVDTPGDLAAIQELGAGEDTAALLDELGWPHQVRAAVTQVC; this is translated from the coding sequence ATGTGCCCGCACACCGTGCACGCCGTTATCGCGGTGAAGACCCTGGAGAGCGCCAAGAGCCGGCTGGCCGGGGTGCTGGCCCCGCCACAGCGGTCGCGGCTGGTATTGGCCATGCTGACCGACACCGTGCGGGCGGCCCGCGCGGTTCCGGCGATCGCCTCGATCACGGTCGTCACACCCGATCCCGTGGTGGCCCGCGCGACCCGCGCGCTCGGAGCCGTGGTGCATCCGGAGCCGCGCAACGCCACCGCCGACCCGGACGGCCTCAATGCCGCCCTGTCCGCGGCCGCGGCGGCGCTGCGGGCCCGGCACGGCGCGGTCGGTTTGCTGGCTCTGCAGGCGGATCTGCCGGCGTTGCGCACAGCCGAGTTGTCCGCGGTGCTGGCGGCCGCACCCATGGACACCCCCGCCCTCGTAGCCGATCACGTGGGTACCGGCACGGCGGCGCTGCTGGCGCCGGCGGGTGTCGGATTGCGGCCGCGATTCGGCCCGGACTCGGCCCGCCACCACTACGAGGACGGGGCGTTGCCTCTGCACGGCGACTGGCCGGGCCTGCGCCACGACGTCGACACTCCGGGCGATCTGGCGGCGATCCAGGAGCTGGGGGCGGGCGAGGACACCGCCGCCCTGCTGGACGAACTGGGCTGGCCACATCAGGTTCGGGCCGCCGTCACCCAGGTGTGCTGA
- a CDS encoding RNA degradosome polyphosphate kinase — protein MIVGVSDTETVKQQQVLPTPPPAATQIPAGGDTPRLPADRYLNRELSWLDFNARVLALAEDSSLPLLERAKFLAIFASNLDEFYMVRVAGLKRRAETGLSVRSADGRSPNEQLALIAARSQDLAVRHAEVFLTEVLPALTADDIEIIDWDDLDEADRERLSAHFQDQVFPVLTPLAVDPAHPFPYISGLSLNLAVTVQDETTGGEHFARVKVPDNVDRFVRVRRQGPGNGGAIAAFLPMEALIAAHLEQLFPGMTVVEHHSFRITRNADFEVDEDRDEDLLQALERELARRRFGSPVRLEVSDDMTEHMLDLLLRELEVDPADVIQVPGLLDLSCLWQVYGVDRPKLKDAPYVPATPPAFGERETPRNVFQALREGDVLVHHPYDSFSTSVQRFIEQAAADPQVLAIKQTLYRTSGDSPIVNALIDAAEAGKQVVALVEIKARFDEQANIKWARTLEQAGVHVVYGLVGLKTHCKTCLVVRREGSTIRRYCHIGTGNYNPKTARLYEDVGLLTAAPEIGADLTDLFNSLTGYSRKSDYRNLLVAPQGIRAGIIARIEREIESARSGAEAGIRLKANALVDEQIIDALYRASQAGVPVRIVVRSICGLRAGIPGMSENIEVRSILGRVLEHSRVLNFRAQDEFWIGSADMMHRNLDRRVEVMAQVKDPRLTERLDEIFESALHPMTRCWILDPDGNWKSSPDRAGTGPDGDGIEVRDHQVALMRLRRPDQQ, from the coding sequence ATGATCGTAGGCGTGAGCGATACGGAAACCGTCAAGCAGCAGCAGGTGCTCCCCACCCCGCCTCCGGCCGCCACTCAGATCCCCGCCGGCGGGGACACACCCCGTTTGCCAGCCGATCGCTACCTCAACCGGGAGTTGAGCTGGCTCGACTTCAACGCCAGAGTCCTGGCCCTCGCCGAGGACAGTTCGCTGCCGTTGCTGGAACGCGCCAAATTCCTGGCCATCTTCGCCTCGAACCTGGACGAGTTCTACATGGTCCGCGTCGCCGGGCTCAAACGCCGGGCCGAGACGGGGCTTTCGGTCCGTTCCGCCGACGGACGGTCGCCGAACGAACAACTGGCGCTCATCGCGGCCCGCAGCCAGGATCTCGCGGTCCGCCACGCCGAGGTGTTCCTCACCGAAGTACTGCCCGCGCTCACCGCCGACGACATCGAGATCATCGATTGGGACGATCTCGACGAGGCCGACCGGGAACGACTGTCGGCGCACTTCCAGGACCAGGTCTTCCCCGTGCTGACACCGCTCGCGGTGGACCCGGCCCACCCGTTCCCCTACATCAGCGGGCTCAGCTTGAATCTCGCTGTCACCGTCCAGGACGAGACCACCGGCGGCGAGCATTTCGCACGGGTGAAGGTACCCGACAATGTCGACCGCTTCGTCCGGGTACGCCGGCAAGGGCCCGGTAACGGCGGCGCGATCGCCGCGTTCCTGCCGATGGAGGCTTTGATCGCGGCGCATCTCGAGCAGTTGTTTCCCGGGATGACCGTGGTGGAGCACCATTCGTTCCGGATCACCCGCAATGCCGATTTCGAGGTCGACGAGGATCGGGACGAGGATCTGCTGCAGGCCCTCGAACGTGAACTCGCCCGCCGCCGGTTCGGTTCGCCGGTCCGGCTCGAGGTCTCCGACGATATGACCGAGCACATGCTCGATCTGCTCCTGCGCGAGCTCGAGGTCGATCCCGCCGACGTCATCCAGGTGCCGGGCCTGCTGGATCTGTCCTGCCTGTGGCAGGTGTACGGGGTGGACCGCCCGAAACTCAAGGACGCCCCGTATGTGCCGGCCACCCCACCCGCCTTCGGCGAACGGGAGACACCGCGCAATGTGTTCCAGGCACTGCGCGAAGGCGACGTACTGGTGCATCACCCCTACGATTCCTTCTCCACCAGCGTGCAGCGATTCATCGAACAGGCCGCGGCCGATCCGCAAGTGCTGGCCATCAAGCAGACCCTGTACCGCACCTCCGGCGATTCGCCCATCGTGAACGCGCTCATCGATGCCGCCGAGGCGGGCAAACAGGTGGTGGCCCTGGTCGAGATCAAGGCCCGCTTCGACGAGCAGGCCAACATCAAATGGGCCCGCACGCTGGAACAAGCGGGCGTCCATGTGGTCTACGGCCTGGTCGGGCTGAAAACCCATTGCAAAACCTGCCTGGTGGTGCGCCGGGAGGGCTCCACCATCCGCCGCTATTGCCATATCGGCACCGGCAATTACAACCCGAAAACCGCACGCCTGTACGAGGACGTGGGATTGCTCACCGCGGCGCCCGAAATCGGCGCCGATCTCACCGACCTGTTCAATTCGCTCACCGGCTACTCCCGCAAATCCGATTACCGCAATCTGCTGGTCGCCCCGCAGGGTATCCGGGCCGGGATCATCGCCCGGATCGAACGGGAGATCGAATCGGCCCGCTCGGGCGCCGAAGCCGGGATCCGGTTGAAGGCCAACGCGCTGGTCGACGAACAGATCATCGACGCGCTCTATCGCGCGTCCCAGGCCGGGGTGCCGGTCCGCATCGTGGTGCGAAGCATCTGCGGATTACGGGCGGGCATCCCCGGGATGAGCGAGAACATCGAGGTGCGGTCGATTCTGGGCCGGGTCCTGGAGCATTCCCGCGTCCTGAACTTCCGGGCCCAGGACGAGTTCTGGATCGGCAGCGCCGATATGATGCATCGCAATCTGGACCGCCGGGTGGAGGTCATGGCCCAGGTGAAGGATCCGAGATTGACCGAACGGCTCGACGAGATCTTCGAATCCGCCCTGCACCCGATGACGCGCTGCTGGATCCTGGACCCCGACGGCAATTGGAAATCCAGCCCCGACCGGGCCGGAACCGGACCCGACGGCGACGGTATCGAAGTCCGTGATCACCAGGTGGCACTCATGCGCCTTCGCCGCCCGGATCAGCAGTGA
- a CDS encoding NUDIX hydrolase: MNGTHTPPNYPDPRTSANIHAAGTVLWRHAPGSVGSVEIAVIRRPKYQDWSLAKGKLDPGETPVLAAARETQEETGLRPRLGRYLGKVTYPITGHRKMKRVDYWAAQVVDGEFSANSEVDELVWCPLSTVMSELSYPMDRQIVRAFTKLPADTHTLLVVRHAKAGRRDRFKGPDEQRPLESAGHRQALALVPNLLAFGAQEVYSAEPVRCVQTVAPLAEELGGEVEIEPLLGDIGYAADPEKARDRIRSLASARAVRVLCSQGDTIPDLVRWWADRDGMRLSPARTRKGSVWVLSFAGDRLVAADHLDRSLSVDTAPAVTG, encoded by the coding sequence GTGAACGGGACGCATACCCCGCCGAACTATCCGGATCCCCGGACATCAGCCAATATCCACGCGGCAGGCACCGTGTTGTGGCGGCACGCGCCCGGTTCGGTGGGCAGTGTGGAGATCGCGGTGATCCGCCGCCCCAAATACCAGGATTGGTCGCTGGCCAAGGGCAAACTCGACCCCGGTGAGACACCGGTGCTCGCCGCGGCCCGGGAAACCCAGGAGGAGACCGGGCTGCGACCCCGGCTGGGCCGCTACCTCGGCAAAGTCACCTACCCGATCACCGGGCACCGCAAGATGAAACGGGTCGACTACTGGGCCGCCCAGGTCGTCGACGGGGAATTCAGCGCCAACAGCGAAGTCGACGAACTCGTCTGGTGCCCGCTGAGCACGGTGATGTCGGAGCTGTCGTACCCGATGGACCGGCAGATCGTGCGCGCGTTCACCAAACTGCCCGCCGATACCCACACGCTGCTCGTGGTACGCCATGCCAAGGCGGGGCGCCGGGACCGCTTCAAAGGACCCGACGAGCAGCGCCCGCTCGAATCGGCCGGCCACCGGCAGGCGCTCGCGCTGGTGCCGAATCTGCTGGCGTTCGGGGCACAAGAGGTCTATTCGGCCGAACCGGTGCGTTGTGTACAGACGGTGGCGCCACTGGCCGAGGAACTCGGCGGCGAGGTCGAGATCGAACCACTGCTGGGCGATATCGGTTACGCCGCCGATCCGGAGAAGGCGCGGGACCGGATCCGGTCGCTCGCCTCGGCACGAGCGGTCCGGGTGCTGTGCAGCCAGGGCGATACCATTCCCGACCTCGTCCGCTGGTGGGCGGACCGGGACGGAATGCGATTGTCACCCGCGCGGACCCGCAAAGGGTCGGTCTGGGTGCTGTCGTTCGCGGGCGACCGACTGGTCGCCGCCGATCATCTCGACCGATCGCTATCGGTCGATACCGCACCGGCGGTCACCGGATAG
- a CDS encoding HU family DNA-binding protein, which translates to MNKAELIDVLTEKLGTDRRTATAAVEHVVDTIVRAVHKGQSVTITGFGVFEQRKRAARVARNPRTGETVKVKPTSVPAFRPGAQFKAVIAGKQKLAATGPAVKRGVNAPVAAKKAAKKTTAKKAAKKTATKAPAKTTARKTATKAPAKSTAAKKTAAKTAARKTVAKKTTAKATATKATAKKTAAKKTTAAKATAKKTTAAKRTPAKKTAKRAR; encoded by the coding sequence ATGAACAAGGCGGAACTGATCGACGTTCTGACCGAAAAGTTGGGTACTGACAGGCGCACGGCCACCGCGGCAGTCGAGCATGTGGTCGACACGATCGTGCGCGCGGTACACAAAGGGCAGAGCGTCACCATCACCGGATTCGGTGTGTTCGAACAGCGTAAGAGGGCAGCCCGGGTCGCGCGGAATCCGCGTACCGGGGAAACCGTCAAGGTGAAGCCCACTTCGGTGCCGGCGTTCCGGCCCGGCGCCCAGTTCAAGGCGGTTATCGCGGGTAAACAGAAGCTCGCGGCAACAGGCCCCGCGGTGAAACGCGGTGTCAATGCTCCTGTGGCGGCCAAGAAAGCCGCCAAGAAGACAACGGCAAAGAAAGCCGCCAAGAAGACCGCCACGAAGGCGCCCGCCAAAACAACGGCTCGCAAGACCGCCACGAAGGCACCTGCCAAGAGCACCGCCGCGAAGAAGACAGCGGCCAAGACAGCGGCTCGCAAGACGGTGGCCAAGAAGACCACCGCCAAGGCCACGGCAACCAAGGCCACGGCCAAGAAGACTGCTGCCAAGAAGACCACGGCCGCAAAGGCCACGGCGAAGAAGACCACCGCCGCGAAGCGGACTCCGGCCAAGAAAACCGCCAAAAGGGCTCGCTGA
- the leuD gene encoding 3-isopropylmalate dehydratase small subunit — protein MEAFTVHKGIGVPLRRSNVDTDQIIPAVYLKRVTRTGFEDGLFAAWRGDEDFILNTEPYKHGTVLVAGPDFGTGSSREHAVWALMDYGFRVVISSRFADIFRGNAGKGGLLAARMSQNDVEMLWKLLDEQPGLELVVDLRARTVTAGTIVLPFDIDDYTRWRLLEGLDDIGLTLRRSDVIAEFEKARPGWKPKTLPEPISQA, from the coding sequence ATGGAAGCCTTCACCGTGCACAAGGGGATCGGTGTTCCGCTGCGCAGGTCCAATGTCGACACCGATCAGATCATCCCGGCCGTCTATCTGAAGCGCGTCACTCGAACGGGATTCGAAGACGGCCTGTTCGCCGCCTGGCGCGGTGACGAGGACTTCATTCTGAACACTGAGCCGTACAAGCACGGCACCGTCCTCGTGGCGGGGCCCGATTTCGGCACCGGATCTTCCCGTGAGCACGCAGTCTGGGCGCTCATGGACTATGGCTTTCGGGTAGTTATCTCTTCACGTTTCGCGGACATCTTCCGCGGTAATGCGGGCAAGGGTGGTCTACTCGCCGCGCGAATGTCACAGAATGATGTCGAAATGCTCTGGAAGTTGCTCGACGAACAGCCCGGACTGGAATTGGTTGTGGACCTCCGGGCGCGCACGGTGACCGCAGGAACCATCGTGTTGCCGTTCGATATTGACGACTACACCAGGTGGCGCCTGTTGGAAGGTTTGGACGACATCGGTCTGACGCTGCGACGTAGCGATGTGATCGCCGAGTTCGAAAAGGCAAGGCCGGGTTGGAAACCAAAGACCCTGCCGGAACCTATTTCGCAGGCGTAA
- the leuC gene encoding 3-isopropylmalate dehydratase large subunit, translated as MPRTLAEKVWEQHVVARGEGEGEAREPDLIYIDLHLVHEVTSPQAFDGLRAAGRPVRRPDLTIATEDHNVPTVDIDKPIADPVSRTQVETLRRNCAEFGVRLHPMGDVEQGIVHVVGPQLGLTQPGTTVVCGDSHTSTHGAFGALAMGIGTSEVEHVLATQTLSLQPFKTMAITVDGVLPPGVTSKDLILAVIAEIGTGGGQGYVLEYRGEAIRNMSMEARMTVCNMSIEAGARAGMIAPDETTYEFLKGRTHAPQGAEWDAAVGAWEALKTDDDAVFDREVRIDASALTPFVTWGTNPGQGLPLGANVPDPAQIADETARESAEKALRYMDLTPGMPLREVTVDTVFVGSCTNGRIEDLRAVAGVLKGRKVADSVRMLVVPGSMRVRAQADAEGLGEIFTAAGAEWRQAGCSMCLGMNPDQLEPGQRCASTSNRNFEGRQGKGGRTHLVSPLVAAATAVRGTLSAPTDLN; from the coding sequence ATGCCACGTACGCTGGCCGAGAAGGTATGGGAACAGCACGTCGTCGCCCGCGGCGAAGGCGAGGGTGAGGCGCGCGAACCCGATCTGATCTACATCGATCTGCATCTCGTGCACGAGGTGACCAGCCCCCAGGCCTTCGACGGTCTGCGTGCGGCCGGTCGTCCGGTGCGCCGCCCCGATCTGACCATCGCGACCGAGGACCACAATGTCCCGACCGTCGATATCGACAAACCGATCGCGGACCCCGTGTCGCGGACCCAGGTGGAAACGCTGCGGCGCAATTGCGCCGAATTCGGAGTCCGGCTGCATCCGATGGGCGATGTCGAACAGGGCATCGTCCATGTGGTCGGTCCCCAGCTGGGGTTGACCCAACCCGGCACCACCGTGGTGTGTGGGGACAGTCACACCTCCACACACGGCGCTTTCGGGGCACTGGCCATGGGAATCGGCACCAGTGAGGTCGAACACGTGCTGGCGACGCAGACTCTTTCGCTGCAACCTTTCAAGACCATGGCGATCACCGTGGACGGTGTGTTGCCTCCGGGAGTCACCAGCAAAGACCTCATTCTGGCGGTAATCGCCGAAATCGGCACCGGCGGCGGCCAAGGATATGTGCTCGAGTATCGCGGTGAGGCCATTCGGAATATGTCGATGGAAGCGCGGATGACCGTCTGCAATATGTCGATCGAAGCCGGGGCCCGGGCCGGAATGATCGCACCGGACGAAACCACCTACGAGTTCCTGAAAGGCCGCACGCACGCCCCGCAGGGCGCGGAGTGGGACGCCGCGGTCGGCGCCTGGGAGGCGCTGAAGACCGACGACGACGCTGTTTTCGACCGTGAAGTGCGGATCGACGCGAGCGCGCTGACCCCGTTCGTCACTTGGGGAACCAATCCGGGCCAAGGGCTGCCGCTGGGCGCGAACGTCCCGGATCCGGCGCAGATCGCCGACGAGACCGCGCGTGAATCCGCGGAGAAAGCGCTGCGCTATATGGATTTGACCCCGGGGATGCCGTTGCGTGAGGTCACGGTGGACACCGTATTCGTCGGCTCCTGCACCAACGGCCGGATCGAGGATCTGCGGGCGGTGGCGGGGGTCCTGAAGGGCCGCAAGGTCGCCGATAGCGTGCGGATGCTGGTGGTGCCGGGCTCGATGCGGGTGCGGGCGCAGGCCGACGCCGAGGGGCTCGGCGAGATCTTCACCGCGGCCGGGGCCGAGTGGCGGCAGGCCGGATGCTCTATGTGCCTGGGGATGAACCCCGATCAGCTCGAACCGGGGCAGCGCTGTGCTTCCACCTCCAACCGGAACTTCGAGGGCCGGCAGGGCAAGGGCGGCCGCACCCATCTGGTATCGCCGCTGGTCGCCGCGGCGACCGCGGTCCGCGGCACACTGTCGGCGCCGACCGACCTGAACTGA
- a CDS encoding IclR family transcriptional regulator — protein sequence MRQHSGIGVLDKAVAVLYAVAERPCGLNELCERTGLPRATAHRLAVGLETHRLLARDSGGAWRPGPALAELAVGAADPLLEAAGSILPRLREITGESVQLYCRDGNERVCVAALEPPAGLRDTVPIGSRLPLTAGSAAKVLLAWADPDLQRIVLDDAMFTDRTLAEVRKRGWAQSAGERAAGVASVSAPVRDQQGAVVAAVSVSGPIDRMGRRPGARWAADLVAAADALHRRL from the coding sequence ATGAGACAGCATAGCGGTATCGGCGTCCTGGACAAAGCGGTGGCAGTGTTGTATGCGGTCGCCGAGCGGCCCTGCGGTCTCAACGAGTTGTGCGAACGGACCGGCCTGCCCCGGGCGACCGCCCACCGGCTCGCGGTGGGTTTGGAGACACATCGCTTGCTGGCCCGGGACTCCGGCGGCGCCTGGCGCCCCGGCCCCGCGCTCGCCGAACTCGCCGTCGGCGCCGCCGATCCATTGCTCGAGGCCGCCGGCTCCATCCTGCCCCGCCTCCGCGAGATCACCGGCGAAAGTGTGCAGCTGTACTGCCGCGACGGCAACGAACGGGTCTGCGTCGCCGCTCTGGAACCCCCCGCCGGATTGCGGGATACCGTGCCGATCGGCTCCCGCCTGCCGTTGACGGCGGGCTCAGCAGCCAAGGTCCTGCTCGCCTGGGCCGATCCCGACCTGCAGCGCATCGTGCTCGACGACGCGATGTTCACCGACCGCACACTCGCCGAAGTCCGCAAACGCGGCTGGGCACAGAGTGCCGGCGAACGCGCGGCCGGTGTCGCGAGCGTCTCGGCGCCCGTCCGCGATCAGCAGGGCGCGGTGGTCGCGGCCGTCTCCGTATCGGGTCCGATCGATCGAATGGGCCGCCGTCCGGGCGCCCGCTGGGCGGCGGATCTGGTCGCGGCGGCCGATGCGCTGCACCGTCGACTCTGA
- a CDS encoding pyridoxamine 5'-phosphate oxidase family protein, giving the protein MGVNQRSQIVMTDTEITDFLTRSRVATLATLGADGKPHLTAMWYALITDPERPDAIPELWFETKGKSQKAVNLRRDATVTTMVEAGKTYDTLRGVSIEGRAEVIDDAEKLFAVGVSVWERYTGPYTDDMRQYVEGMLHKRVAVRIVPERIRSWDHRKLGLPAMPLGGSTANALDD; this is encoded by the coding sequence ATGGGAGTGAACCAACGGTCGCAGATCGTGATGACCGATACCGAGATCACCGATTTCCTCACCCGCAGCCGTGTCGCCACACTGGCAACCCTCGGAGCGGACGGCAAACCACACCTGACCGCCATGTGGTATGCGCTGATCACCGATCCGGAGCGGCCCGACGCGATTCCCGAGCTGTGGTTCGAGACCAAGGGCAAATCCCAGAAAGCGGTCAACCTGCGCCGCGACGCCACGGTCACCACCATGGTGGAGGCCGGGAAAACCTACGACACCCTCCGCGGAGTGTCGATCGAAGGCCGCGCCGAGGTCATCGATGACGCCGAGAAACTGTTCGCCGTCGGCGTCAGCGTGTGGGAGCGCTACACCGGGCCCTACACCGACGATATGCGCCAGTATGTCGAGGGCATGCTGCACAAACGCGTAGCCGTCCGCATCGTCCCCGAACGCATTCGTAGCTGGGATCACCGCAAACTGGGTCTGCCCGCCATGCCCCTGGGCGGCTCCACCGCCAACGCCTTGGACGACTGA